A section of the Kribbella sp. HUAS MG21 genome encodes:
- a CDS encoding MFS transporter, with amino-acid sequence MSSTVTQSQRLTGRAWAVLFVLCGAIFLEGIDVSMMGVALPSIRADLGLSTGELQWIVSAYALSYGGFVLLGGRAADLLGRRRMFVGWLVVFLLFSGLGGFATEGWVLILARFVTGVAAAFLTPAGLSIITTTYPEGPQRTKALLVYAGTAAGGFSLGMVTGGLLTAIDWRWVFFAPVLVSAVILAGALALIPRDTAAPTPRQGFDIPGALTLTGAMLLLVATVVRAPDVAAGQTAVTAAAGILLLLVFWSIERRTSAPLVRLGLLRNAALVRANTGAILLVGSFVGFQFVAVLYLQELRGWSELETGLALMVIGIDAILAPTLTPWLVNRFGNARVVFGGFLLAAIAYAAYLPLGADWTYLAMLPAFLLLGLAFALTYGPLTIAATERVAEDEQGLASGVLTTSFQFGSALGLAAVAAVLSGAGELTIDGFRTGLVVPLAAAVLGVLVAFPVRERLGAKG; translated from the coding sequence GTGTCATCAACCGTCACCCAGTCGCAGCGGCTCACCGGCCGCGCCTGGGCCGTTCTGTTCGTGCTCTGCGGCGCGATCTTCCTGGAGGGCATCGACGTCTCGATGATGGGCGTGGCCCTGCCCTCGATCCGGGCCGACCTGGGCCTGTCCACCGGCGAACTGCAGTGGATCGTCAGCGCATACGCGCTCAGCTACGGAGGCTTCGTGCTGCTCGGCGGCCGCGCGGCGGACCTGCTCGGGCGGCGCCGGATGTTCGTCGGCTGGCTCGTCGTGTTCCTGCTGTTCAGCGGGCTCGGCGGCTTCGCGACCGAGGGCTGGGTGCTGATCCTGGCGCGGTTCGTCACCGGCGTCGCGGCCGCGTTCCTCACCCCCGCGGGCCTGTCCATCATCACGACGACGTACCCGGAAGGACCGCAGCGCACCAAGGCGTTGCTGGTGTACGCCGGAACCGCGGCCGGCGGCTTCTCGCTGGGCATGGTCACCGGCGGGCTGCTCACCGCGATCGACTGGCGCTGGGTGTTCTTCGCGCCGGTACTCGTCTCGGCGGTCATCCTGGCCGGCGCCCTGGCGCTGATCCCGCGCGACACCGCGGCACCGACTCCGCGGCAAGGCTTCGACATCCCCGGCGCACTCACCCTGACGGGCGCCATGTTGTTGCTGGTGGCAACCGTCGTCCGCGCGCCGGACGTCGCGGCCGGCCAGACAGCGGTGACGGCCGCCGCCGGAATCCTGCTCCTGCTGGTGTTCTGGTCGATCGAACGCCGGACGTCCGCGCCGCTGGTCCGCCTCGGCCTGCTGCGGAACGCGGCGCTGGTCCGGGCGAACACCGGCGCGATCCTGCTCGTCGGCTCGTTCGTCGGCTTCCAGTTCGTCGCGGTGCTGTACCTGCAGGAACTGCGCGGCTGGTCCGAGCTCGAGACCGGGCTCGCCCTGATGGTGATCGGCATCGACGCGATCCTGGCGCCGACCCTCACACCCTGGCTGGTGAACCGTTTCGGCAACGCCCGCGTGGTTTTCGGCGGCTTCCTGCTCGCCGCGATCGCGTACGCCGCCTACCTGCCGCTCGGCGCCGACTGGACGTACCTCGCGATGCTGCCCGCGTTTCTCCTGCTGGGGCTGGCGTTCGCGCTCACCTACGGCCCATTGACGATCGCGGCGACCGAGCGGGTGGCCGAGGACGAGCAGGGCCTGGCGAGCGGCGTACTGACGACCTCGTTCCAGTTCGGGTCGGCGCTCGGGCTCGCGGCGGTCGCCGCCGTACTGTCCGGTGCGGGCGAGCTGACGATCGACGGTTTCCGGACCGGACTCGTGGTGCCGCTGGCGGCCGCCGTGCTCGGTGTCCTGGTCGCATTTCCGGTCCGTGAGCGGCTGGGCGCAAAGGGTTAG
- a CDS encoding nuclear transport factor 2 family protein encodes MSDLSAREFVADFFESFTREVVAGGDAEAVVDRYYTPDIEQVADGVTLDRQRLIDHLRPVRKNVVSCKYDVHEAIRTADRLAARFTIHAETRRGRTISTEVYLFGELAPDGRIRRTTQATRDVSAS; translated from the coding sequence ATGTCAGACTTAAGCGCACGGGAGTTCGTCGCGGACTTCTTCGAGTCGTTCACCCGGGAGGTCGTCGCGGGCGGTGACGCCGAGGCGGTCGTGGACCGGTACTACACGCCCGACATCGAGCAGGTCGCCGACGGCGTCACACTCGACCGGCAGCGGTTGATCGACCACCTCCGCCCGGTCCGGAAGAACGTGGTCTCCTGCAAGTACGACGTCCACGAGGCGATCCGCACCGCGGACCGGTTGGCCGCGCGGTTCACGATCCACGCGGAGACGCGGCGCGGGCGGACGATCTCGACCGAGGTCTACCTGTTCGGCGAACTCGCCCCGGACGGCCGGATCCGCCGTACGACGCAGGCGACGCGGGATGTGAGCGCGTCATGA
- a CDS encoding Tex family protein yields the protein MVVQSIEQRIAGELEVGENQVRAAVALLDEGSTVPFIARYRKEVTGMLDDAQLRTIEERLRYLRELEERRQTVLESIESQGKLDDALKASILAADTKSRLEDIYLPFKPKRRTKAMIARENGLEPLADGLLADPDVEPIAAAAVFVNAEVPDPQAALDGARAILVERFAEDADLIGELRERLWEQGRLASAVREGKETEGAKFSDYFDFDEPFTKMPSHRILALFRGEKEDVLQLTVEPLPAGVEADGPTEYETTIARKVGVENLGRPADKWLVETVRWAWRTKILVHLGIDLRMRLRQVAEDEAIRVFAANLRDLLLAAPAGTRATMGLDPGFRTGVKVAVVDATGKVVNTGVIYPHVPQNQWDKSIATLAALAAAHDVELIAIGNGTASRETDKLAAELIAKHPELKLTKAVVSEAGASVYSASAFASQELPGMDVSLRGAVSIARRLQDPLAELVKIDPKSIGVGQYQHDLPENSLSRSLDAVVEDCVNAVGVDLNTASAPLLTRVSGITPGLADNIVQHRDLNGPFKTRTALKEVARLGPKAFEQAAGFLRIPDGDDPLDASSVHPEAYPVVRRILDATGSDVKSLIGSAELKRLKAADFVDDMFGLPTVTDILAELEKPGRDPRPAFKTAVFADGVDKIADLKPGMRLEGQVTNVAAFGAFIDIGVHQDGLAHVSALSKNFVKDPREVVKPGDIVTVKVLEVDIPRNRISLTLRLDDEVGGGQGGRGGQARGQGGQGGQGGGQRRGPGGQGGRGPGGQGGGGRGPAGQGRGGSQGQGGRGGNRGAGGRGNQADTPMDETSLADAFRKAGFTVR from the coding sequence GTGGTGGTGCAGTCGATCGAGCAGCGGATCGCCGGTGAGCTGGAAGTCGGCGAGAACCAGGTGCGCGCAGCGGTGGCGCTGCTGGACGAGGGCTCGACGGTCCCGTTCATCGCGCGGTACCGCAAAGAGGTCACCGGGATGCTGGACGACGCGCAGCTGCGCACGATCGAGGAGCGGCTGCGGTACCTGCGGGAGCTCGAGGAGCGCCGGCAGACCGTGCTCGAGTCGATCGAGAGCCAGGGCAAGCTGGACGACGCGCTGAAGGCCTCGATCCTGGCCGCCGACACGAAGTCGCGCCTCGAGGACATCTACCTCCCGTTCAAGCCGAAGCGCCGTACCAAGGCGATGATCGCCCGGGAGAATGGGCTCGAGCCGCTCGCCGACGGGTTGCTGGCCGACCCGGACGTCGAGCCGATCGCCGCCGCGGCGGTCTTCGTGAACGCCGAGGTCCCCGACCCGCAGGCCGCGCTGGACGGCGCCCGCGCGATCCTCGTCGAGCGGTTCGCCGAGGACGCCGACCTGATCGGTGAGCTGCGCGAACGGCTCTGGGAGCAGGGCCGGCTGGCGTCGGCCGTCCGGGAGGGCAAGGAGACCGAGGGCGCGAAGTTCTCGGACTACTTCGACTTCGACGAGCCGTTCACGAAGATGCCGTCGCACCGGATCCTCGCGCTGTTCCGCGGCGAGAAGGAGGACGTGCTGCAGCTCACCGTCGAGCCGCTGCCGGCAGGCGTCGAGGCGGACGGACCGACGGAGTACGAGACCACCATCGCCCGCAAGGTCGGCGTGGAGAACCTCGGCCGCCCGGCCGACAAGTGGCTGGTGGAGACGGTCCGCTGGGCCTGGCGGACGAAGATCCTGGTGCACCTCGGCATCGACCTGCGGATGCGGTTGCGGCAGGTCGCCGAGGACGAGGCGATCCGGGTGTTCGCGGCCAACCTGCGCGACCTGCTGCTGGCCGCCCCGGCCGGCACCCGCGCGACGATGGGCCTCGACCCGGGCTTCCGGACCGGCGTCAAGGTCGCCGTCGTGGACGCCACCGGCAAGGTCGTGAACACCGGCGTCATCTACCCGCACGTCCCGCAGAACCAGTGGGACAAGTCGATCGCCACGCTGGCCGCACTGGCCGCGGCTCACGACGTCGAGCTGATTGCCATTGGCAACGGTACGGCGTCCCGCGAGACCGACAAGCTGGCCGCGGAGCTGATCGCCAAGCACCCGGAGCTCAAGCTCACCAAGGCGGTCGTGTCCGAGGCCGGCGCGTCGGTGTACTCGGCGTCGGCGTTCGCCTCGCAGGAGCTGCCCGGGATGGACGTCTCGCTGCGCGGCGCGGTCTCGATCGCGCGCCGGCTGCAGGACCCGCTGGCCGAGCTGGTGAAGATCGACCCGAAGTCGATCGGCGTGGGTCAGTACCAGCACGACCTCCCGGAGAACTCGCTGTCCCGCTCGCTGGACGCGGTCGTCGAGGACTGCGTGAACGCGGTCGGCGTCGACCTGAACACCGCGTCCGCGCCGCTGCTCACCCGGGTCTCCGGCATCACGCCCGGCTTGGCCGACAACATCGTCCAGCACCGCGACCTGAACGGCCCGTTCAAGACCCGGACGGCGCTCAAGGAGGTCGCGCGGCTCGGCCCGAAGGCGTTCGAGCAGGCCGCCGGGTTCCTCCGGATCCCCGACGGCGACGACCCGCTGGACGCGTCGAGCGTGCACCCCGAGGCCTATCCCGTCGTACGGCGGATCCTCGACGCGACCGGCTCCGACGTGAAGTCGCTGATCGGGTCGGCGGAGCTGAAGCGGCTGAAGGCGGCGGACTTCGTCGACGACATGTTCGGGCTGCCGACCGTGACCGACATCCTCGCCGAGCTGGAGAAGCCGGGGCGGGACCCGCGGCCGGCGTTCAAGACCGCGGTGTTCGCCGACGGGGTGGACAAGATCGCGGACCTGAAGCCGGGGATGCGGCTGGAGGGCCAGGTCACGAACGTGGCGGCGTTCGGCGCGTTCATCGACATCGGCGTCCACCAGGACGGGCTGGCGCACGTGTCCGCGCTGTCGAAGAACTTCGTCAAGGACCCGCGCGAGGTGGTCAAGCCCGGCGACATCGTGACGGTGAAGGTCCTCGAGGTCGACATCCCACGGAACCGGATCTCGCTGACGCTCCGGCTGGACGACGAGGTCGGCGGCGGCCAGGGCGGCCGCGGCGGCCAGGCGCGCGGACAGGGCGGTCAGGGCGGTCAGGGCGGCGGGCAGCGGCGTGGTCCAGGCGGTCAGGGCGGTCGCGGACCCGGCGGCCAGGGCGGTGGCGGCCGCGGTCCCGCGGGTCAGGGGCGCGGCGGCTCGCAGGGCCAGGGTGGCCGCGGCGGGAACCGAGGCGCAGGCGGTCGCGGCAACCAGGCCGACACACCGATGGACGAGACCTCCCTCGCCGACGCCTTCCGCAAGGCCGGTTTCACCGTCCGCTGA
- a CDS encoding MFS transporter, with product MRNRDFRRLWLSGAVSGIGSWLLVVAIPFHVFALTGSAVATGLALALEALPALLIGPWAGVLLDRWDLTRAMWIADLASAAAVGLILFADRDRIWLIYLAILLENTATTVFRPASRALLPTVVGTGDELAKANAINAVTGSAIRLAAPPLGALLLAGPGITFVLAVDIASYLSSAAIIATVRTRRRNATAEPPRLREGLRVTVRHRALRGILIGQTFFLTANAGLTALLVPFTVDRLDAPGYVVGYLISGLGAGYLIGAALSTKAARLLSTRDLLAATQLATAAAYLALFNAPGIATAVAAAVLIGFPGSILLITAETTIQRTAPSEMLGRVGALFFAADSLALLVGALAAPAATILLGLPVTLNLLAALAVLAAPVTLVAVPGHPANFTRTR from the coding sequence ATGCGCAATCGCGACTTCCGTCGGCTGTGGCTGAGTGGTGCGGTGTCCGGGATCGGGTCCTGGCTGCTGGTGGTCGCGATTCCGTTCCACGTGTTCGCCCTGACCGGGTCGGCGGTAGCGACCGGGCTCGCGCTCGCGCTCGAAGCCCTTCCGGCCCTACTGATCGGGCCGTGGGCCGGCGTGCTGCTCGACCGGTGGGACCTGACCCGTGCGATGTGGATCGCGGACCTCGCCAGCGCGGCCGCGGTCGGGCTGATCCTGTTCGCCGACCGGGACCGGATCTGGCTGATCTACCTCGCGATCCTGCTCGAGAACACCGCCACCACCGTCTTCCGCCCGGCCTCCCGCGCGCTGTTGCCGACCGTCGTCGGCACCGGTGACGAACTCGCGAAGGCCAACGCGATCAACGCCGTCACCGGCAGCGCGATCCGGCTCGCCGCGCCGCCCCTCGGCGCCCTGCTGCTGGCCGGCCCCGGGATAACCTTCGTGCTCGCCGTCGACATCGCCAGCTACTTGTCGTCAGCAGCAATCATCGCGACCGTCCGCACCCGCCGCCGGAACGCGACCGCCGAACCACCGCGACTGCGCGAAGGCCTCCGCGTCACCGTCCGGCACCGAGCGCTCCGCGGCATCCTCATCGGCCAGACGTTCTTCCTCACCGCGAACGCCGGCCTCACCGCTCTCCTCGTACCGTTCACCGTCGACCGCCTGGACGCGCCCGGGTACGTCGTCGGCTACCTGATCTCCGGCCTTGGCGCCGGGTACCTCATCGGGGCCGCGCTCAGCACGAAAGCCGCCCGCCTCCTCAGCACCCGCGACCTCCTGGCCGCCACCCAACTCGCGACCGCAGCGGCGTACTTGGCCCTCTTCAACGCCCCGGGCATCGCGACAGCCGTCGCCGCGGCCGTCCTGATCGGCTTCCCCGGCAGCATCCTGCTCATCACCGCGGAGACGACGATCCAGCGCACCGCACCAAGCGAAATGCTCGGCCGCGTCGGGGCGCTGTTCTTCGCCGCCGACTCACTCGCCCTGCTGGTCGGCGCGCTCGCCGCCCCGGCCGCGACGATCCTGCTCGGCCTGCCCGTCACCCTCAACCTGCTGGCCGCGCTCGCCGTGCTCGCCGCACCTGTGACGCTGGTCGCCGTACCAGGTCACCCGGCGAACTTCACGAGGACGAGGTGA
- a CDS encoding heavy-metal-associated domain-containing protein, translating into MTTFQVRGMTCSHCAGFVTEELEALPGVESVTVDLATGSVELTADRPIARHAIRAAVESAGYEVVD; encoded by the coding sequence ATGACCACGTTCCAGGTGCGCGGCATGACCTGCTCCCACTGCGCCGGCTTCGTCACGGAGGAACTCGAGGCCCTGCCAGGCGTCGAGTCGGTCACCGTGGACCTCGCGACCGGCTCGGTCGAGCTGACCGCCGACCGCCCGATCGCCCGGCACGCCATCCGCGCCGCGGTCGAGTCCGCCGGCTACGAGGTCGTCGACTGA
- a CDS encoding TetR/AcrR family transcriptional regulator, translating into MSENKPRRRRADADRSRTAILAAAIALLDEQPDASLERIAEAAHVTRQTVYAHFASRDVLLNAVLDELTAATLTAIDALDLDEGPALDTALRIVDLAWHLFEQHPLLLHIQPTGTQDTRHDPVTDRLERLIRRGQRTGEITRALPAPWLVTALTALGHAAGESVATGKLTPRAANKTLHTTLTRLLQPI; encoded by the coding sequence GTGTCAGAGAATAAGCCCAGACGTCGCCGGGCCGACGCGGACCGCAGCCGTACGGCGATCCTGGCCGCGGCGATCGCCCTGCTCGACGAACAGCCGGACGCGAGCCTGGAGCGGATCGCCGAGGCCGCGCACGTCACGCGGCAGACGGTCTACGCCCATTTCGCGTCCCGGGACGTGCTGCTGAACGCCGTACTCGACGAGCTGACCGCGGCGACCCTGACCGCGATCGATGCCCTGGACCTGGATGAAGGGCCGGCACTGGACACCGCCCTGCGGATCGTCGACCTGGCCTGGCACCTGTTCGAGCAGCACCCGTTGCTGTTGCACATCCAGCCGACCGGCACGCAGGACACCCGCCACGATCCGGTCACCGACCGCCTCGAGCGCCTGATCCGCCGCGGCCAACGCACCGGCGAGATCACCCGCGCGCTCCCCGCCCCCTGGCTGGTCACCGCCCTGACCGCGCTAGGTCACGCCGCCGGCGAATCGGTTGCCACTGGCAAGCTCACCCCGCGAGCCGCCAACAAGACCCTGCACACCACCCTCACCCGCTTACTCCAACCCATCTAG
- a CDS encoding aminoglycoside phosphotransferase family protein produces the protein MIELPAEFLRMPRWWTEGADWLRDLPAAVDRQCAQWKLDIVGAVAHGSNAVVVPVDRGGDEFVLRMSPPGTEVAEQVHALRWWAGRGMALLYDADVEAGAMLLERLSTPLTTRPVDEAVVVLGQLMRRLAVPGPDDVLSTAEIVTKRSAELESQWDQLGRPFSSSILRAALDVAPALSRTGATFAVNGDFHSDQVLAGTREEWLTVDPVLYRGDIEFDLGRVLWTRLDEMTDIVRYFDLAVAAAGLDRDRARDWVIGRTVDYWLWGLSAGLTEDPVRCARLVSSLSR, from the coding sequence ATGATCGAGTTGCCGGCCGAGTTCCTGCGGATGCCGCGCTGGTGGACCGAGGGCGCCGACTGGCTGCGTGACCTGCCCGCAGCGGTCGATCGGCAGTGTGCACAGTGGAAACTCGACATCGTGGGAGCGGTTGCCCACGGCTCGAACGCGGTCGTCGTACCGGTCGACCGGGGTGGCGACGAGTTCGTACTGCGGATGTCGCCGCCCGGAACCGAGGTGGCCGAGCAGGTCCACGCGCTGCGGTGGTGGGCAGGCCGGGGCATGGCCCTGTTGTACGACGCCGACGTCGAGGCGGGTGCGATGCTGCTGGAGCGGCTCTCCACGCCGTTGACCACCAGGCCGGTGGACGAGGCGGTCGTCGTACTCGGTCAGCTGATGCGGCGGCTCGCAGTACCAGGGCCGGACGACGTCCTGTCGACGGCCGAGATCGTGACCAAGCGGTCGGCCGAGCTGGAGTCGCAGTGGGACCAGCTGGGCCGTCCGTTCTCGAGCAGCATCCTGCGGGCGGCACTCGACGTCGCGCCGGCGCTCTCGCGGACCGGCGCGACCTTCGCCGTCAACGGCGACTTCCACTCCGACCAGGTGCTCGCGGGCACGAGGGAGGAGTGGCTGACGGTGGACCCGGTGCTGTACCGCGGCGACATCGAGTTCGACCTCGGCCGGGTGCTGTGGACACGGCTCGACGAGATGACCGACATCGTCCGGTACTTCGATCTCGCCGTGGCCGCGGCCGGCCTGGACCGGGACCGCGCGCGGGACTGGGTGATCGGGCGGACGGTCGACTACTGGCTCTGGGGACTGTCGGCCGGACTCACCGAGGATCCGGTGCGCTGCGCGCGGCTGGTCAGCTCACTTTCCAGATGA
- a CDS encoding helix-turn-helix domain-containing protein, whose product MEEGTSKEPSHLCCTEDAFQWDTREDCDVRQILDRIADKWSLLVIALLDTESMRFTELKKTIDGISQRMLTVTLRQLERDGLVSRTVHPVVPPRVDYALTPLGVTLHTTIQSLVTWTETHQSEIAAARARYDALTSSS is encoded by the coding sequence GTGGAAGAAGGCACTTCAAAGGAACCGAGTCACCTCTGCTGCACCGAGGACGCGTTCCAGTGGGACACCCGTGAGGACTGTGACGTCCGGCAGATCCTGGACCGGATCGCCGACAAGTGGTCGTTGCTGGTGATCGCGCTGCTGGACACCGAGTCGATGCGCTTCACCGAGCTGAAGAAGACGATCGACGGGATCAGCCAGCGGATGCTCACCGTCACACTGCGCCAGCTGGAGCGGGACGGGCTGGTGAGCCGTACCGTGCACCCGGTGGTGCCGCCCCGCGTCGACTACGCCCTCACACCGCTCGGCGTCACGCTGCACACCACGATCCAGTCGCTCGTCACCTGGACGGAGACCCATCAGAGCGAGATCGCGGCCGCGCGGGCGCGGTACGACGCGCTCACCTCGTCCTCGTGA
- a CDS encoding helix-turn-helix transcriptional regulator encodes MELGEVLRDRRKAAGRTIASVAMDAGLSVPYIANLENGRGNPTLSALDRLATALGARLEVRLDTGEPVEAPSAGAELVANSPRANQLLTTLAAGRSHAATRQHLIATLDSLTPLLGRAPTPTDLNRLLDLVQLA; translated from the coding sequence ATGGAGCTGGGCGAGGTACTACGAGACCGCCGCAAGGCAGCCGGCCGCACGATCGCGTCGGTGGCCATGGACGCGGGCCTGTCGGTCCCCTACATCGCGAACCTGGAGAACGGCCGCGGCAACCCCACCCTGTCCGCCCTCGACCGACTCGCCACCGCTCTGGGCGCCCGCCTCGAGGTGCGCCTCGACACCGGCGAGCCGGTCGAAGCACCATCCGCAGGGGCCGAGCTGGTGGCCAACTCCCCACGCGCCAACCAGTTGCTCACCACCCTCGCCGCCGGCCGCTCCCACGCCGCCACCCGCCAGCACCTGATCGCCACGCTCGACTCCCTCACTCCGCTCCTGGGTCGCGCTCCCACTCCCACCGACCTCAACCGCCTCCTGGACCTCGTCCAACTCGCCTGA
- a CDS encoding methyltransferase domain-containing protein: MGGEVEMDGLRFDAELSRQIEAVYTTPDVVEQRRAVRAALALRPGDRVLDVGVGPGLLAAEMAGEVGPDGRICGIDISESMLAIARTRSEVPDGPGIELELASVDRIPYPAESFDVVVSTQVLEYVDDVAGALLEVRRVLRPAGRVVLLDTDWGSVVWRSHDDARMARVLTAFEDHLADPYLPRTLADVLVKTGFTPTHQQVVPILNTGYDQRTFSGGLIDIVADFVPGHGDVTADEARDWADDLRGLGDSYFFSLNRYLFVASAL; this comes from the coding sequence ATGGGCGGAGAGGTTGAGATGGACGGGCTGCGTTTCGACGCGGAGCTGTCCCGGCAGATCGAAGCGGTGTACACGACGCCGGACGTGGTCGAGCAGCGCCGGGCGGTGCGGGCGGCGCTGGCGTTGCGGCCGGGTGACCGGGTGCTGGACGTCGGCGTCGGGCCGGGCCTGCTGGCCGCGGAGATGGCCGGCGAGGTCGGTCCGGACGGCCGGATCTGCGGGATCGACATCAGCGAGAGCATGCTCGCGATCGCGCGGACCCGGTCCGAGGTGCCGGACGGGCCCGGGATCGAGCTCGAGCTGGCCTCGGTCGACCGGATCCCGTATCCGGCGGAGAGCTTCGACGTGGTGGTGTCGACCCAGGTCCTCGAGTACGTCGACGACGTGGCCGGCGCGCTGCTCGAGGTGCGGCGGGTGCTCCGGCCGGCGGGTCGCGTCGTACTGCTCGACACCGACTGGGGGTCGGTGGTGTGGCGGTCGCACGACGACGCGCGGATGGCCCGGGTGCTGACCGCGTTCGAGGACCACCTGGCCGATCCGTACCTGCCGCGGACGCTGGCCGACGTACTGGTGAAGACCGGATTCACGCCGACGCACCAGCAGGTGGTGCCGATCCTCAACACCGGCTACGACCAGCGGACGTTCAGCGGCGGCCTGATCGACATCGTGGCGGACTTCGTGCCTGGTCACGGCGACGTGACGGCGGACGAGGCGCGCGACTGGGCCGACGACCTGCGCGGTCTCGGCGACAGCTACTTCTTCAGCCTGAACAGGTACCTGTTCGTCGCGTCCGCGCTCTGA
- a CDS encoding GNAT family N-acetyltransferase translates to MEIGARIARAQVEGLARSRRQIVAGPLAGMLHDRDDWYLSTMVAAEPGRAFIPDEVAPSLAIIRQAFAAEGRWLSAELVDEANPGLAEALEADGMTIVSRLPLLVVEPDDLITPELPAGVTVKLVASDDDQKLVNEVSAEAYEMEGAGFDFKPDPSNGGAVLVYADDVPVATAAWTAVADAVTEVAGVGTLHSHRRRGFGGIATAYATLKSFELAGATLAWLTPGDDGADRVYRRLGYAPRATAVHLGDPGGHLADLR, encoded by the coding sequence ATGGAGATCGGGGCGCGGATCGCGCGGGCGCAGGTGGAAGGGCTGGCGCGGTCGCGGCGGCAGATCGTCGCGGGGCCGTTGGCGGGGATGCTGCACGACCGCGACGACTGGTACCTGTCGACGATGGTCGCCGCCGAACCCGGGCGGGCGTTCATCCCGGACGAGGTCGCGCCGTCGCTCGCGATCATCCGGCAGGCGTTCGCCGCCGAGGGACGATGGCTGAGTGCGGAGCTCGTCGACGAGGCGAACCCGGGTCTGGCCGAGGCCCTCGAAGCGGACGGGATGACGATCGTCTCCCGGCTGCCGCTGCTCGTGGTCGAGCCGGACGACCTCATCACGCCCGAGCTCCCCGCCGGGGTCACGGTGAAGCTGGTCGCGTCCGACGACGACCAGAAGCTGGTCAACGAGGTGTCCGCGGAGGCCTACGAGATGGAAGGCGCCGGCTTCGACTTCAAGCCGGACCCGTCCAACGGCGGAGCGGTCCTCGTGTACGCCGACGACGTACCGGTCGCAACCGCCGCGTGGACCGCGGTAGCCGACGCGGTGACCGAGGTTGCCGGCGTCGGAACGCTGCACAGCCACCGGCGCCGGGGCTTCGGCGGCATCGCAACGGCGTACGCGACGCTCAAGTCGTTCGAGCTCGCCGGTGCCACCCTGGCCTGGCTCACCCCGGGCGACGACGGCGCCGACCGCGTGTACCGGCGCCTCGGGTACGCCCCGAGGGCGACCGCGGTTCACCTGGGCGACCCCGGCGGCCACCTCGCAGACCTCCGCTGA
- a CDS encoding phytanoyl-CoA dioxygenase family protein yields MLTADELDVFERDGIVKLRSAFPADAAARMRDALWNELSTRHGMDRADRSTWHPTRPTGLKTAKSSRAALAVLGPKVRSALDGLLGAWDEPEHAGQVLVTMPESVPWSVPHRQWHTDVGFERTQEAVKIWALLGDLEPGGGGTPQVAGSHRIIERFLTTTDEREFKAVRDQVLRSDPWFRNLTSERREVDPLAPAELDGLPVRVVELTGQAGDVYLTHPWILHSIAPNATDAPRMMRSRFIWAASSGK; encoded by the coding sequence ATGCTCACCGCCGACGAGCTGGACGTCTTCGAGCGCGACGGGATCGTGAAGCTCCGGTCCGCGTTCCCCGCCGACGCGGCCGCCCGGATGCGGGACGCGCTGTGGAACGAGCTGTCCACGCGGCACGGCATGGACCGCGCGGACCGTTCGACCTGGCACCCGACCCGGCCGACCGGCCTGAAGACCGCCAAGTCGAGTCGTGCGGCCCTCGCGGTCCTCGGCCCGAAGGTACGTTCGGCGCTCGACGGCCTGCTCGGCGCGTGGGACGAGCCGGAGCACGCCGGGCAGGTGCTGGTCACGATGCCGGAGAGTGTGCCGTGGTCGGTGCCGCACCGGCAGTGGCACACCGACGTCGGCTTCGAGCGCACGCAGGAGGCAGTCAAGATCTGGGCGTTGCTCGGCGACCTGGAGCCGGGCGGCGGCGGAACCCCGCAGGTCGCGGGTTCGCACCGGATCATCGAGCGGTTCCTGACGACGACGGACGAGCGCGAGTTCAAGGCGGTCCGCGATCAGGTACTGCGGTCCGATCCGTGGTTCCGCAACCTGACCTCGGAGCGGCGCGAGGTGGACCCGCTGGCGCCGGCCGAGCTCGACGGCCTCCCGGTCCGCGTCGTCGAACTCACCGGGCAAGCGGGCGACGTGTACCTGACCCACCCGTGGATCCTGCACTCGATCGCCCCGAACGCGACCGATGCCCCGCGGATGATGCGCAGCCGGTTCATCTGGGCCGCTTCATCTGGAAAGTGA